The Fulvia fulva chromosome 1, complete sequence region AAACCCCTCAGCCGTCCCAACATCAGGCATCGCCCGATGGGCCCGTCGCAGGCGCAAACGAAGAATCACCGTTGTATGTCAACGCCAAACAATTCCATCGCATTCTGAAGAGGCGTATGGCGCGTCAAAAGCTGGAGGAAGCATTACGCTTGACGTCCAAGGGGCGGAAGCCATACTTGCACGAGTCGAGACACAATCATGCTATGCGAAGACCTAGAGGTCCAGGAGGTAGGTTCTTGACCGCCGAAGAAGTCGCTCAAATGGAGGCAAGGGGCGAAGGTCTGGACGGAGCTGTTGAAGATGCCCCGGCGACCAACGGCAACAGTAATGGGAAGCGCAAGGCCGGAGACTTGAGGTCGAATACCCCTACGAAGAAGGTCAAGAGCGACGATGATGATGATGCGGAGGACGACGATTCATGAGAGGGCTCGTGATGGACGGCAAAAGACCACGAACCTTGCGGTTGCTCGATGCCGATTTATTAAGGTTCTCACTACACTGTCCTCCACATCATCGGGTCGTAAGCAGGAATCGTGGCTTGAGGCGTTGGAGTAAACACATGTGCATACTTCTTTTCTCCATGGACCACAGCAAGGATGGTCATTACTTCACGAGCGACCATCGCGCCGTGCCTTGAATCTCTTTTGTGCATTGGGCTAGCGTTGGTGGCGAAACGGAACACGGCCAATGGAGGCAAGTGGCAGGGAGAGGAAACCTTTGAGAAGATTGATACCACCCCCACCGCAACTTATGTACTTGCTTTTGTTGCTTATTCGAACGATATCACGCAGCGCTGGGAAGTTCATCGTCTACACAATACCAAAGGAGGACACTATTGCTCACGCAAAGGGGCGTTTGGTTTGTGGGATGGTAGGGGAGGCCGGAGGGAAAGGCGCTGCGGACGAGAGTAGCATGGATCACTCGCTATACCCGTGCAGCCGGCTGCCAGAATGGACCTTTGTGATAAAATGGAGGAGCTGTAGATTGATTGTTAGATGAAATGAACAGGCTAGCTACTCTCATATCGATCACGTGCCGTCACTTGCTGTCTCAATCAGGAAGATCTCCGCGCTCACCTCCGTCTTGAACATTGACTTCACCGTCCACACTGCTGCGCATACCACCACATCTGGAGAGCCAGCTATCACAATGATCTGCCGACAATGCGCCCAGCGTCTAGCACGCCGCAACACCTCCCACATCACCTGCCGAGCCTTCTCCCAAACCACATCAAATCGAGCACAAGCAGTAACAGCCCAAACCACAACCGCAACGAATCCCCGACCAAACGACAGACCCGCCGCGACTTCCACGTCAGCAGCGCAGCCCTTCAGCACACCGCTCACTCCCGCTCCTGAGAATTTGGATCTACCGACCAACAAAGATGTCGACAAGAGCAAGAAGCCGCTGCAGATACAGAGCAGTGTACCCGCAGGAACAGTACTGAAGGGCCTCAATTTCATGAAGAATAAGCAAGACCCCGTGGCATTGGAAGATTCAGAGTATCCGCCCTGGTTATGGACGGTGTTGAATAAGAGTGGCGCGGCGGAGAGTGGGAGTGGGCTCGATGCTGAGGGTGATTTGTTCTGTATGTTTCACGTTCCTCTCTCTATTTCCCCCCAGCCCTTGCGTCCTATCGCTAACACACCACAGCCAAATCGAAGAAACAACGCCGCATCGCCGCGAAAGCATTAAAGAAACGACAACTCCTAGACCCAGAGTCCTTGGTGGAGAAAGTCCCGATCTATGAACAGAGTGTAGATTTACCGAGGGATCCTAGGGAGAGTTTGGGTGCTAGGGAGCAGTTGACGAAGGCCATGAGGGAGAGGAGGAGGAGTAAGATTAAGGAGGATAATTTCTTGAAGGAGATGAGTTAGAGCGCGTGAATGAAGCGCGGCGGTGTGCGGTATGGACAGGCCAGCGATAAAGAGCGGCAGGTTCTGTCGGCCGCCTGGTACTTTACGATCTATTGAGGCGCGCAATGCATGACGCACAATACCAGTCCATTTTCTCTGTGACCAAGCAGGCCATTACTACACGAAGCGCCACGTGTACAACACGGACGGGCCAGCGATGAAGAGCGGCAGGTCTTGTGGCGAGCCTGGTATGTCACGATTTCTTGAGGCGTGTGATGCATGACGCGCAAAACCAATCCATTTTCTATGGCCAAGCAGGCCATTACTGCATGAAGCGCTTCAGCGCTTCCAAATTACGCCCCCTTCCCAGCTCTTGCTCCATCCTCCAGCACTTCTGTGCTACCTTCGCAGCGCCGTAGCCCGACACGCCCCCCGCCCCCCAAAAAAGCAACGCAAGAAAAAATCAACGCTGAAAAAAGCTCTGCTCCACGCTGCCCATGCCGCCGCCCGCCCCTTCATCCTCCACCTCTGTACCACGTAGTACGCCATTGCACGGCGCGCTTATACGTACCTTATGATAGGATTTCCGTCCACCTCTACCGGCCGAGAACCCTCCCCAATACCTCCAAGCGGCACACCTTCAGCAACGCCAGCGGAGAAGCTCACAGCCGAGTCACTACGCTGGAGAGCTGGTGTGACAACTGCTGGTGGTGGTGTTGGCTTCTTCCGACCGGCACCTGCGAACAAGCGCTGGATCCAGGCCCACTTCTCCTTAGTCTTGGCTTTGTCTTCCTTCGGGGGAGAGCCCACGACGATTAGGTCTCCGGTCTCGCCGACGTCAGGGATGGTCTCTTCCCAGATTGTGCTGCCGTTGGCGCTCTGCATGATCATTGTCTTCCGCGGCTTGGGCGCGATCACTGTCTTTCGCTTGTGCTGCTCGGGGTCCCAGGCTTTGGCGTGCATGAGGTCGGTAGCGATGTGACTGAGGACGTTGCGAAGGGCCGGGATCTTGTTTCGTTGCAGGGTGGCGTAGAGTAGATCGTGGTGTTGCTGGCTAGCTCTGTGTTGCAATGTTAGTGAGTCTGTTACGAGAGAGAGCGAAGGGTTCCTTGATCTTACCTAATCTCCTCACGAGTCTTCTCTCCGCCCTTCACGAAATCGTTGAGATTCTTGCTCGCTTCGATCACGTCTTTCTCGATCGTTGCAATCTCTTTCTCGACGTTGGCAAAGTCCCGCTGAATGTCGATGATGTTCGGCTTCTCGCTGTGCTTCTTGGTGTGGTATGGGTATGCGCTTGACATACTTGGATATGGCTCTGACGATATCGTGGCGCCGTCTTCGCCGCTGTCTGGAGACGACTTGAGTGACTTGTCGTACTGCTCGAGTTCTTCGCAGCGCTTAGCGAAGTCTGAGCCAATCCAGTCGTGGTTGCTGCAGGTCAAGAGGTGTCAGCCATGTTCAAGAAGCATGTGTCGACGCCTTGGCGCCACCACTGGAGTAAGGGATGGGAACACGAGTAATTTTTTGAGAAACGCCATCAGCCAAAACTCACCTCTCTGGCTCATAGATCTCGGCCGAAAATGGCTTGCGGCCATTCCACTCCTGTTGTGCCAGATTGAAAGGGTTCCAGGCACCTGGTTTTGCCTCGCGGAGCCTATCGACCGTGTTGCTTCGGTGGCGGACAGTGTCCTTCGGAGTTGGCAGGACGGTGACCTTATCATCTTCATCGCGGTACCAGAACTGGCATTCTGGATCTGGCTGTCTTGGCTGGTAGTCCACCTCTGCAGGTGCGGTGATGTCGTCAAAGGCAATGGCATGTGCAGTCATGCGCTGCTTGGAGAGGACCGCCTCGATGCCGGCTCGTGGTACCACAACGTCCAAGACCGCCCAAGGGTTGTCGGTGTTCTTCTTATTGAACGGATAGTGATGGTAAGCCTTGCCGCCCTAGCATGTGAAGTCAGTGACCGCTCGCGGGTAAACAATAACAGGACTCACCACCGCCTCTAGGTCTCGCTTGATGGCAATAACGCGTGCCATGATGTTACTGGTTGGGCCGGTGCCGAAGTACTCGTGTGCGATCATGACTCTGATATCGCGGCAGTTGGTCTCTCGAAGCTGGATGGACCACTTCACGCGGGCGTCCTTGATGAGTTGGCGGAGCTCATCAGCACCACCTGGCTTGTTCTGGGAGAACTCGGTGTGGTAGTCGTTCAGGAGGTCGTAGAGATGCTTCTTGCGATCGATGGAGTTGAAGATGATGCGAGAGGTATGGTTAGCAGAATCGGGCTCGATCTTGAAAACAGCATGGCGGAGAGGGATGTACTCCATGTTGACACCTGTGCTGGCAGCTTGGGCTTGCGCCATGGCGGCGGAGGGTGTTGTGGTTGATTGTGCTTGGTGAATGATGCTGGTCGAGTATACTCTCGGCGGCGGTATATACAAGCGATAGTGATGTCGGGGGTGTTTTGTGGTGTGTTGGAGGTGAAGGAAGCGGCGGCAATTTGGCCGCGTGTGATCAGGGTGAGATGAGATTATGGCCGTTTGACAAACGCTGCTCAGCAGCTGTCTACCTTCACTGCTTCACTTCGCTTCACTTACGACCCGACTCAATCTCATCTGTATTCACTCTGGCTCCCATCTGTTCAACCCGAGCTTCACCTGACCATACACCTGCATCTGCAGCCCGGGACAGGACAGTCAACGTGCTTCTCGAACCAACTCTGGGCATGGTGTGCGTGGAATCCGTGCTGGCACCTAACACAGAACGTCAGGAACTTCGCCATCACATCGCCCAGCTTCTGCAGTTCCTTCGTTCCCCCTCGAGTTGCAGGATCTGGTGTTCCTAGCCACATCTTGCAAATGCCGCAACGAGGCATATGTCTCCCACATTTGGTGCAAGACACGCCCGCACTCGCTGCGGCCTTCACCTGCGGGGCAATGGCATCCTTACTCGATGCCACAAGCTGCTGACCTGAAGGTCTCAACGGCGTGCGCCCATCTCGTCTCGCAAGAGTCTGTTGGCAATGGGCACATCGAAGTGTGATCTGAGATGGCGGAGACTCGATCAAGCTTTCGTCTCCCTTCGTTCTGGCCATTTGCGTATGCTGCACCACAAATCGAGTGCGCTCAATAAACGCTCGCCAGCTTTGCATTTGCATGAAGTAAGTCTCTTTCCACATGTCCCACCGTACATCGCTCACGTAGAGCGGGCACGTGAAGGCTGTCGCCATTACGGCCGTCTGTAGGTCATTCGTTTTGCTGATGTAGGTCTGGAAGAGATCCATGGCCTGGTCACTCAAGCCAGTGAGCAGAATCCCCTCGAGGTCACCATTCTTCACCGCTCGAGCAGTCTCGCTCTGCAGGAACCCGTGAATCTCGCTGTCATTGAGATATTTCAGACCCAACGCTACTCTGTAACCCAAGTGAAGGTAGTTCGTCTTCATCACATCGCGCCAGTTGCCCGTCGTCAAGAATGTCAGAAGAGCTTTCAAAGCAGGATCTTCGGTATCGGCTGCCATCCAGAGGCACATCTCTCTTTGCTCTTCATTGATTGTGTCCGAAGCCAATAGCGCACCGAGCCCGATATTAGGCACAGTCTTGCTCCTGATCAATTGCCTCAGCAAGTTTAGCGCCACATGCTTATACTCATGCAGAACGGCTTGGACCACGGCTTGATAATACAAGCACCGGTTTATAAGCTCGTGACACTCTGTCTCGAGAGACTCGACAGTGAACTTCCAACCACACAACTCGAGCGCAAGCTGACGGTGTTCTGGGAAGTCCGTCCGTACGCCTTTGAACGACGGCAGCTCCCTCGAAACGTTCAAGTCATAGATGGCATCCTCGACCTTTCCCGCAGCTGGAGACAGAGTCCGACGACTCACGCTGCCAATCGTCTCCAAACAGATTCCTGTGACGCCAGCGAAGCTCAAATCAAGACTCTCGGACATCATGCCCTGATCTGCTGCCTGCGTCTGAAAGCGACCAATAATCTCCCATAGCCGCTCCAGCTGCCAGTTCCCGGACACAATCTCGACATTCTTCATGCAGTCAAACAAGTAGCCACGGGAGCACCGCTCTCGCTGAATTGACGAAGTTGCTAAGATACTGTCCAGCTGTGGTGATCCTGGACCGCACTCGATCTTTTGGACATCGTCTTCATCGTCGACTACCTCACCACTGTACTCGTGGGGCCCAAAGTCTTCGGCGCTGTGCTGGTGCTCGTACGGCGCGCGACGCTTCATTGGCTTTGCTCGTGTTTTGACTTCCGTAATGGCAATATCCTCATAATTGAGAGCAAGATCGCCTCGAGCTGTGAGTGCTGCGTGTGGAAAGATTGAAGGCACTCTGATGACATCCATTCTTCGACTCGACCGCAAGGCTATTACAGGCTGTTCCGAGAGCTTCCCGTCTTCAGAGATCCAGTCGAAGGCGATCAGGCGCTCATCAATCTGTTCGCTGCTTTCTTCAACATCATCGATGGCTTTTGAGACTTCTCTTGTACAAGAGACATAGCGGTTACAACTCCAAGGCAGTCCACCGTAGCTGTTCTGCGCAACATAGTCGTTGTTGCTAAGCAATGTGTCACTGCCCTCTACCATATCAATGACTCTCAGCTCTCCTCTACTGGAGCATATCGCCAAGCGACCGCGCTGTTGACCCGAATACCGCAGACTCCAGACAGAGGTTCTTGCGGAGTTGTCAACGGCTGGTCTGAGATCAAACACGGCTCCGTTGTTGCTCCCACTAACGCTTGTTTGGTTGATCCAGCGCCTGTCCCAGACACTCACAGAAGGGTCGTCAGAAGATCCAGCACTGGCAAAGTAGTTCTCGTCCAACGGATCAATTGCAATGTTGTTGACATTGCGGGTGGAGACCTGAGTGTTGTTGGTATTGGCGAAGTACCCGTCCCTCAAGTCGTAAAGACGGATCAGAGATCTCTGAGCCGCGACGACGAGCTCCTCTGGCTGGCTTGGAAAGAACCGTACACTCGATACAACTTCTGCAGGGCACAACCTTCGGATCGGATCTGGATTTTCGCTGGCTGCATCGTAGATGTTAAGGCAGTTGTCCGAGCGCGTCTTGTCTAGAGCGACTGCCAGCCAGTCCAGACGGTTTAGTGCTATCGAATTGCATTTTCGCTGCTGCTTGAGTTTGAACGTTGCCACAGTCTCCGAAGGACGGCCATCCTCTCGCAGCTTGACCAGACATGCACTTCCTGAGACCAGGCCAAGGGATACAATCGACTCATTCGTCTTTGACCAGTCAAATGCAGAAAAGTTTGGCAACCGAGTGATACGAGCCACGCAAGAATAGTCGATATGGTCTCTTTGCCGACTGTGTACTTGATTGAGCGTCAGGCTTCCGTCGTTGGCGTCCACAAGGAGGAATCTCTCCCTATCGCCGGTCGAGTGTGGCGACCATCGTACAGCCGCTTCCATCAGCGCGCTGTGCCGGGCGGAGATCTATGCGCATCGCGTTCTAACCAATGTCTACTCCTTCGACTCAACGACAGCTGAGTGTTGCCTTCACGATACGACGAGACTTGAAGACGAAGCAAGTGCTGTCCACGAAAGACAACGGCCCGTCGTGTGGCGCAGCTGATCCCTGCAGCCACGAATGTACAGGGCTACCTCTGTAGTCTAGTTCTACAGGCCCATGTCAACTTTGGACTATCATGCTGTGATGTACATGTAGGCTTGAGAATGTTACATGTATATCATCATATGGATCATGCACCATAGGTAGGACCATCAGCAGCGCCGCCTGCCATGAGCTCACTACCCACACGTTCTGGGCAGCGGCCGCCACCTTTGCCGCCGAGAACGCCTTCCACAACCACAGAGACGGATGATGCTCCTCCACATGAGCTGGTCGCGCATCAGCAGAGAGCGAACGAGAAAGCTGCCGCAGGCTCGCATCCTGCACAGTCAACATCTGGCTTGATGCACAACGATCCACGATCCACATCGCAAGAATCACTGGCACCTGAAGACCACGATGGCCGCAGGAAGCTACTCTTAATCTACATACATGGCTTCATGGGCAATGAGACCAGCTTTCGCAGCTTTCCCGCGCATGTGCACAACCTACTCGCCATATTGCTCAGCGACTCGCATGTCGTGCATACCAAGATCTACCCGCGGTACCGATCGAAGAACAACATCAGGATCGCCCGCAACGATTTCAGCAAGTGGCTTCAACCGCACCAAAGTCGAACGACAGATGTTGTCTTGCTTGGCCACAGCATGGGTGGATTGTTATCAGCGGAGGTAGCACTTATGCCTGCAAATACGCCATCATCCGGACCTCTCCAGCACCGCATTGTGGGCACGATCAACTTCGATGTACCATTTCTTGGAATGCATCCCAGAGTCGTCAAAAGCGGGCTAGCAAGTATATTCACATCGGATGGTAAGAAAGAGCCCAAGGACGACAGTCAAACACAACTTGCCACTGGTGATGACCAAGGCAGCCAAATCGATCCTTCTGGTCAGAGGCCTTCTCGAGCAGATGCTTTGTGGGCCAAACCTGACCCGAACTACAACCCTGCCTTCCAGAACGATGTTGTACTTCCCGTACGGAAAGGCTGGCGGAGTGCATGGCATTTTGTCAACAAGCACTCCGACGACTTGATCGGCTCTGCCAAAAAGCTGATCTCCTCACACATGGAGTTCGGAGGTGCGATGGCAAATTATGGTGAGCTGAAGAACCGCTATGCCAGAATCAGGGCGTTGGAGGAAGAGAATGGCAAAGTCCGCGAGTCCGTTGTAGAGGGCGGCGTGCCATCCAGAGTACGCTTCATCAACTACTACACAGCCAGTACGGGTCGTCTGAAGAAGCCTTCATCACCGCATCGCCAGTCATCTCGCAGTCCACATCGGAGTCGCCCTTCTTCTCAAGCTTCCATCTCACGAACTTCGCTGGCACCAGAAGCTGGCGACGGTAATCAACGATGTGCTTCCTTGAGCTCGACCGACCCGCTCAAAGAAGTGGACGCCAGCTCTGAGCAATGGCACAATGC contains the following coding sequences:
- a CDS encoding SEH-associated protein 4, with the translated sequence MEAAVRWSPHSTGDRERFLLVDANDGSLTLNQVHSRQRDHIDYSCVARITRLPNFSAFDWSKTNESIVSLGLVSGSACLVKLREDGRPSETVATFKLKQQRKCNSIALNRLDWLAVALDKTRSDNCLNIYDAASENPDPIRRLCPAEVVSSVRFFPSQPEELVVAAQRSLIRLYDLRDGYFANTNNTQVSTRNVNNIAIDPLDENYFASAGSSDDPSVSVWDRRWINQTSVSGSNNGAVFDLRPAVDNSARTSVWSLRYSGQQRGRLAICSSRGELRVIDMVEGSDTLLSNNDYVAQNSYGGLPWSCNRYVSCTREVSKAIDDVEESSEQIDERLIAFDWISEDGKLSEQPVIALRSSRRMDVIRVPSIFPHAALTARGDLALNYEDIAITEVKTRAKPMKRRAPYEHQHSAEDFGPHEYSGEVVDDEDDVQKIECGPGSPQLDSILATSSIQRERCSRGYLFDCMKNVEIVSGNWQLERLWEIIGRFQTQAADQGMMSESLDLSFAGVTGICLETIGSVSRRTLSPAAGKVEDAIYDLNVSRELPSFKGVRTDFPEHRQLALELCGWKFTVESLETECHELINRCLYYQAVVQAVLHEYKHVALNLLRQLIRSKTVPNIGLGALLASDTINEEQREMCLWMAADTEDPALKALLTFLTTGNWRDVMKTNYLHLGYRVALGLKYLNDSEIHGFLQSETARAVKNGDLEGILLTGLSDQAMDLFQTYISKTNDLQTAVMATAFTCPLYVSDVRWDMWKETYFMQMQSWRAFIERTRFVVQHTQMARTKGDESLIESPPSQITLRCAHCQQTLARRDGRTPLRPSGQQLVASSKDAIAPQVKAAASAGVSCTKCASTDSTHTMPRVGSRSTLTVLSRAADAGVWSGEARVEQMGARVNTDEIESGPQSTTTPSAAMAQAQAASTGVNMEYIPLRHAVFKIEPDSANHTSRIIFNSIDRKKHLYDLLNDYHTEFSQNKPGGADELRQLIKDARVKWSIQLRETNCRDIRVMIAHEYFGTGPTSNIMARVIAIKRDLEAVGGKAYHHYPFNKKNTDNPWAVLDVVVPRAGIEAVLSKQRMTAHAIAFDDITAPAEVDYQPRQPDPECQFWYRDEDDKVTVLPTPKDTVRHRSNTVDRLREAKPGAWNPFNLAQQEWNGRKPFSAEIYEPESNHDWIGSDFAKRCEELEQYDKSLKSSPDSGEDGATISSEPYPSMSSAYPYHTKKHSEKPNIIDIQRDFANVEKEIATIEKDVIEASKNLNDFVKGGEKTREEIRASQQHHDLLYATLQRNKIPALRNVLSHIATDLMHAKAWDPEQHKRKTVIAPKPRKTMIMQSANGSTIWEETIPDVGETGDLIVVGSPPKEDKAKTKEKWAWIQRLFAGAGRKKPTPPPAVVTPALQRSDSAVSFSAGVAEGVPLGGIGEGSRPVEVDGNPIIRYV